tgcataaatgtaatgttACCCTAAAAGTCTGTCCTGGAAACCATATATCAGAACGCGTATAATCCCTGCATATAATCAGCTATGTCCTTTACTGCTTTTCGAAAGCAGGACTAAGTTCACTCAAAACCATGTTGCTGAAGCTAGATCTCTTTACCATCCTGCTGTTGCCTGACAGCATGGTGGTTCGGTGGCAGCCAACAGATATAAATAGAGGCAATGCTGTTTTCAAAACCTTGCTATGTCATTATGCCTGTGAAGGAAATAGGAGGAAACTACTGCTCTCTTTTTTGCATGATTTCATCTCTCATTTCTTTCCTTCCACCACACTAAGTAAGTTCACGACAGCTGAATGCACCCAGTGCACTGACAGAGTGCTGTTGTGTTGATTTAAAGTCTCTGTGCAACTGGGTCTGCATTTGCACAAAGAGTCTGGCTTCCCACAACATTCGCCAAGCACGTCCCAGAACAGCCTTAGTATTGCACCACTGCTCCATTTCCCTTCGAGAGAAATGATAAGTTTGTGGAACAGAGGCTGGTGGCATTTGTTCTCTTGCTGTGTTTATACTATGTGTGCAAAGATGTGTTCATGCGCATTCACCCATGAGGAGAGAAGCATCTGCTCTGAGTAACACTGACACATCACTATAGACACACTCACTCAATAATGACACTTGCTGGGAATGGTTATGGAGGAGGGGATCTTATCATAGCAATAAATAATGGCTTTACATTATTCAGAGCACTGTGAGCATTTAGGTATTAGTTCTTATggaaaatatgacatttaatcTGGGCATAATATCACGTGGTCAAGCATTCTGCATGTTTAGAGCAGTTTGTGCCTTTATATATTAGGGGCTCTATTGGTTTTGCTTCAGGGCCCATCAAAGTATGAACCAACAAAAAATCatttaaggaatagttcacccaaaatggaaaattctgtcatcatttactcaccctcaagttgttccaaacctgtatgaatttctttcttcttttgaacataagagaagatattttgaatgtttgcACAATGGTAGCCACTAAGTTCCACGAGTCAATGGCTACAGTCAACtgttgatgacagaattttcatttttgggtgaactatccctttaaaccttgttctgtgctgaaaatcctttacctaaaaatgaccagcctttttaaaattgcttgtaaatctctcattatgctaAATTATTACAAAATCTTGGACTcaatcttttttgttttttcagcttgttttcttttagcataggttatatatatatatatatatatatatatattttttttttttttttttttttttgtagtaatgaTAATTTTGGCAATATTTACTCAAAACTGTGGTGCATAAACTCAGATAATGCCTATGatcaatcagttccaaaaagaaacacaaaaacctgtgctaattgaaACAAAACAAGGTGATAAAAAGATTGAATGAAATATTTGGTATTAATAtagcataacaaaaaaaaatattataataaaaaattataagcACATTTTTGTAGGTTGGTAAATGCAAGAAAAAAGATATGACCAAAACACAACATGAGGATTAAAATAATCATTGAAATGCATTAATGTAGCACAAATTACATAGTGGTAAGTAcgagtttatttttgttgtggACCCATAAACCCCATAGTCTAGGTTGTTGTTATCCTATGGTTAGCTGCATGTtactttcatttagtttaattttcacCCACTCTCCACAGAAAAGACCTGTGGCCCATTTTTTTGGTCGAAACCCACCAGTTGAAAACCACTGGTCTATTTCAACAAATCTGACCTGGGAACATGTCCTGCAAAAGACAGATAAAGTGCTAAAATAGACAATCCTGCTTGCAAGGATAGTAGCATTTTTTGATTACTGGCTAAAATGTTTGATCGGATTCAGTTAGCGCTGGTGTCTATTAAAGAAATCACAAGACATGCCGCAATCACAGACACTATTTGTCCTATTTTTGAGGTTTTGCATGTTTGCCAAAGGGCAGTAGCTACAATAAGCCCCATTTGATCAGATCAAGGATGGATTACGTACCAGGCCAATGGGGCCAGTGCCCGAGGCCTCTGACTGTCAGGGACCTCGAGATGTAAAACTCATGTCCGGACAATGCTTGAATGTGGTGTAAATGAAAAATTAGAAACATTATCAGTGTCTCTGAACACTTTTCTATAGCTTTGATGTCGTAATTGCAACGTCCTGACTTTTTATCTTTCAATTGTGATTTCTAATATTTGttacataaattattattatttagactTAACATGTTGCAAAAACTGTGAGGTAATGGTCCTGCAAGGCAAAAAccattgacaaaaaaaaataaataaataaaaaaaaagaaagagatttGATAACTTCGAAGCATCTAAATGTATCTTTTGCAATGTCTGAAACTGAAATGAGCAGAATGGTTACACTCACACAGCAGGCAAACATGGTCTATGTGCATCTCTACAGGAGCACAGGGCAGGAAACCATCTGTGGATGTTGTTAGAAATATCCTTTACCCACTCGACCTTCTGTACTTTCACATTTTAGCCCAGGAATGGTTGTGATTATGTAAAGACATTGAGAAAAAGCCTTTTGTTCGTCTCTCGAAGACATGAATGAATATTCACCATTTATGAAGGGAAAGACGTGCATAGAGCCATAAATATTTCCCTAGGAACGCCCCTTCTTTCAACACGTACCCTACTACTGCAAAGTGATGGAAAATCCGATTCATTTCGCGAATCGGTTCTTTCgaacagttcatttaaatgaatcgaATTTAGCTGTTCTTTACGTCATGACGTAATTATTCTTCAAATTTCTGTATTCAACTGGTCAGTTGTATCTAAAGAAAATATCTGTATGTGCAATACTAAAGTTAATCTACTATAACCACCATAGTTTACATACAACGTTTTGTGTAAGTTTTCATAAAATGcgatttattaaaaacaaaactccaATACAAAAGTCAAACAGTCAATAACCATATTTCCTACGTTTTACTTGTAACATTGTCAGCGTGTTGTTGATTCGAGAACCGCTCATGCGGATTCAGTCCAATTCGTTCAACCGGCTCAACAGAACCGCTGAAAGATCCGACTCCAAACAACGATCCGTTCACACATCAGACATCGCCGGATCGTAATGTGGCGGAAACCGAGGAGAGTGACCACAGAGGTGTGCAGAGCCTCTTTGTCCAAACACACCGAATAACGGGCTGTTTATAAAGACCCATTCATGCGGGCGTGAGATGAATAAATCATTaccttttttgtaattaattaacGTGAGAAATTAACACCTCGGTTCGCTCCCTGTAGAGAGAAGCACTTCCGATGTCCGATTATTAAATGGAAATGAGGATGCTTGTAGGAAATCTAGGGGTTTTACATGATGCTTAACCGTTTACTATTCAAACGTTAACATTATAACAAACACTAGAAGCTAAAATGGTGACACACATGTATAAGAAAAAAACGATGATTATCAGACACATACACCCCGAAGCTGACGGACAGAATAACGACGGACATTTGGACCTTCTTACCGTATAACGGCAGTGCCCGTTACCGCACGCAGGGTGACAGAGGCGGGGATGCGCTGGCTCTCAATCCTGGCAAACACGCCTCTCAGCCGGCCACAGAAACACTGACTCTCGGTCCGTTTTGCACCGACCCGGTAGACAGAGGAGCAGTATGGAGACTGTGATTCGGTAATGGCTGTCTATTCCCCTCCTTTCATATCCCTCcttctctcccgctctctctttctccggccccctcctcctcctcttcctcactcTCTCCAGTCCTTTCTCATCCACCCTTAAGCCCAACCCTCtttaatgatgatgatggtttTAATAATGCTTCATTATGAGCATTACATAAAAATCACACAAGACTAatcaaattcaattaaaattccTATCAGTTAAATCTGCTAATCTCATTTCAATCTGAAATTCAATATGGCTGCTTTAcatctaaatctaaatttttGTTATCGGATGCacaaactttaaatgtagtttttaatcagtttcATCACTGTTGAAAAAGAGGCATCCTAAACCAGTGATGGTTTAAATGATGGTTTGCTGGTCTCCCAGTCTGGACTCTTGACtggttttaaaggttttttttttttacactgggAGACCAACCAGGTTGTGAGACCAGCTAAGACCAGTAAACCAGTCAAGAAGACTATCAGCAGGCATCCTCTGTGATAAATGTGGCCACATTTCCAAGATTCCCCCTTTCAAACACACTAatgacaatatttatttatatatttttgttttgtagttacccataaaaataataaaagtttaatcCATAATGAATCTGCCTGTCCTCATTGAGCTGCAGTGGAATTCAGTGTGACAGTGAAGGATTAACTGCTGCTGGTGGACTGATCAAACAAAACCCATCACAGAGGAGCAGCCCCGCTACAAATACCAGTGGACACATCCTGTGGACATTCTCTCCCAAATTTGAACTCTAGTAAGATTATTATCACGTGAAGACAAACAATATCTAAAATGACGTCAATTTGTATAGAGCCAGCTTTTGACATTAAACAGGCTAAACTGAACCCATGTGATGGTCTGCACGTCTTCATTCCACTCGTGCACTCGACTTTACATTTGAACTTTACTCAGACAGAGCTGTTCTAGTGTCTCAACAGAAATATCTAGCACTTTAAGAACCATATTCATCCAATTATTCAAGCAGTTTATGAGCCATACTCATCCatttatttggaaaaatgtCTCGGTAGTATAAAAGTAATTTCCCAGTTGTCCTATTTCTAGTGTGATGCTTCGTTTATTAGTTTTAAATCAACAGTTCAAGTTAATTGAAGCTCAAAAATAGTGGTTTGTTACTGCCACCCACTGACCAACATACCAAATAACTAATCTCGGCTTGGTAATGTGATTGGGATGTCAAATGGATTGATGTATTCATATTAAGCTTTCATCTGGAAGCTGTCCCATGGGAAGCTTAACCAAACCACTTAAAGACAGTTGCATTCAGTTTAAAACCAGATTGAATGTACTGTaccaaatgttacaaataatcAGATGGTCTCATGCTACCTGAaggataaattaaaatgaattcaagcttttaaattaataaatcaatatatatactgtatacaaatacacagtggggaaaaaaatcccctgctgattttgtacatttgcccactgacaaagaaaagatcagtctataattttaatggtaggtttatttgaacagtgagagacagaataacaacaacaacaaaaaatatccagaaaaatgcatttaaaaaaaagtaataaattgatttgcattttaatgagtcaaataagtatttgacccttttgcaaaacatgacttcgtacttggtggcaaaacccttgttggcaatcacagaggtcagacgtttcttgtaatTGGCCACCATtaggggcctgtttcataaaacaagtttaccaaataagccaggcttatttcagttagtctgacttattttaaaccaaatcaactgacaataagtcagactaactgaaataaacctggcttatttggtaaacttgttttatgaagcagcccccaggtttgcacacatctcaggagggattttgtcccactcctctttgcagatcctctccaagtcattaaggtttcgagactgacatttggcaactcgaaccttcagctccctccacagattttctatgggactaaggtctggagactggctaggccactccaggaccttaatgtgcttcttcttgagacactcctttgttgccttggccgtgtgttttgggtcattgtcatacTGGAATACCcctccacgacccattttcaatgccctggctgacTTCAATGCCCTCGCCCTGACGTTACATGGCCCcatccatcgtccctttgatgcggtgcagttgtcctgtccccttaacAGAAAAACActcccaaagcataatgtttccacctccatgtttgacggtggggatggtattcttggggtcataggcagcattcctgctcctccaaacacggccagttgagttgatgccaaagagctggattttggtctcatctgaccacaacactttcacccagttctcctctgaatcactgGCAAACTTccggcctgtacatgtgctttcttgagcacggggaccttgcgggcgctgcaggatttaaGTCCTTcatggcgtagtgtgttaccaattgttttcttggtgactatggtcccagctgccttgagatcattgacaagatcctcccgtgtagttctgggctgattcctcaccgttctcatgatcattgaaactccacgaggtgagatcttgcatggagccccagtccgagggagattgacagttattttgtgtttcttccatttgtgaataatcgcaccaactgttgtcaccttctcatcaagctgcttggcgatggtcttgtagctcATTCCATCCTTGTGTAattctacaatcttgtccccgacatccttggacagctctttggtcttgaccatggtggagagtttggaatctgattgattgattgcttctgtggacaggtgtcttttatacatgtaacaaactgagattaggagcactttAGGAGATTATCaactccttacctgtataaaagacacctgggagccagaaatcttgctgaatgataggggatcaaatacttatttactttattataacttttttgaaatgcgtttttctggatttttttgttgttattttgtctCTCACTGtgcaaataaacctaccattaaaattatggactgatcattattttgtcagcgggcaaacgtacaaaatcagcaggggatcaaataatttatacatatatatatatatacactataatcTTAATTAAGATgttgaaaaacacaaacaaaaaaaattgtcttatttctattatttatatttctctTTCCCCTCCTAAATAATTGTTCTTACTGAAGAACATACTGTTCTGCAAATTTCTGGAATCACACAACAAATTATGTTTAATCTATAattaatctaataaataaatattcccattttttaataaaaagaaaaaagcagatTTGTCATGATATCAGAAATATTGTAGCTTATAGGGGGGGCCTTTGAATATTGCCCTAAccctttgaataaaaaaaaaaaatgttgagaaccactgcattaTAATCCATTAGGTTTTAATAATAACTTGTGTAGCTCTTTTAAAGAAGCACGAAGCCATGTCACAACAAGAAAGAgaagttgtttaaaaaaaaaaaactatgaatACCTAAAACCGAATCATTTTTTACCTATGAAATTATGGAATTATTTAATGGAGTAGCACATTACCAATTAAATTTTGGAAGAATGTTTTCGTGATTATTGACTGAAAACAAAACCTCAAAACGTcgtcttttgtgttccatagaaaaaagaaagccatGAACGACacggtaagtaaatgatgacagagggACAaaatgaactgttcctttaaaactCGTATTGCATATTTACACTAAACGAAATAACAGACAGTGTACAGACAATAACAATTACACGgaatcattatatttatttctcgAACATTAAACAATGTTGATACagcaataatattataatacataagTGAGGAAGCAACTGTACAACAGTTTGACTGTGTTGAGAGTGATTGAATAGGGTTGGATTCAGGGCCGGGCCTCCTTGTTGCCTGTGTGGTGTGGAGGGGGTGTGTAAGTTCCCTCTTTAATCATCTTCTCCTTTTGCTTACGGACCTCATATAAGCGCTGTTGCTGTAAGGAGTGATAATAGTGTTAGCAATGTAAAGAACCTCAAATACATTGCTTGAATATTTACGAATATGCTTACAGTCTTTCGGCGCTGCATGCACTCGTAGAAGTCTTCCAGCTCTAGTTTGCATTCCTTTTTGGCCCGGGTCTGGCCGATGCCGTGGGCACACTCTATCCACTCCTTCTCAAAGGCATGGCAGCGAGTGACCCGCTTCTGTGGCTGTTCCCCGCTCTGAGCCAAGAGCCACTGGTCCAGATTAATACCCAGCTTTGACTGGAGGTCAATGAACGGCATGATTCTTGGAACTGGAAAGAAACAATAATGCAATCAAGCTTAAGAACACTGAACAAAGcagttattcatttttatattaaattacacCTCAAGGTTTATAAATTGCTAGAACTTTAAATTAAGCAAATAAAGCAAAGTGGTCATATGCAACTACTGAATATCTCCAAAACTTGTTTATTATTGACATGCGACATGTTGATATGCTTATTGCTGACAGAAGATATGCCTAAATCATTATTCCATATATTATAGCCATATggttttatgaaggtaaatgtaaaactttttaaagacGTTTTCAAGACCAagcaaataatatttaaacaataagTTGAAGGGCACGCAGTATGTCAATGTtctcaaaatgtattaacaaCAAATggttaaaactaaaaaacaagcctccattaatttttttattaatttcacacacgcgcgcgcgcacacacacacacacacacacacacacacgcacacacacacacacacacacagagtactTCTGTTCCCAACAACTCAAATATGGAAATAACTATAAACTTTTAATGTACATGTAAAAAcatgatgtttttttaaacatttttttttcttagttacATAAATCAAGATTAGTGACACAAGGACCTGGATTCACAGACGGGGCTTATCTTAAGCCAGGACtaggccttagttaaattaatacatttaagcagcttttataaaaatgccttGGAAGAAAACATTGCAGGTGTGCATCTTGAAACAGAACAATGTGACTGGCATGTTTTAAGGTATGTGAGAGCAAGATATTTTTAgttgagacagctcaaacatgcattttagtctaggactagccttaagccttgtctgtgaaaccgggggaagaagttttctgagaaattgatgagaattttattataaacatcTTCCAATGGCCTGAGAAAAATCTGAAGAGAAAAGTTTTTACACCGGATGACAGATTTGTTTTTGACTTTAAGTATAAACTCACTTGgtcagagaaaaaaataaaaataataataataataataataataatgtatcttgatttaagaagctttaaacatttgtattgtaaaacatttttttattattattattttcagtacatgtaatatttatatctaCATTTTAATTTAGGACATTCTGCTCCAATTTACGAtctttttaaggccttaattTGTGGAAAGGCGAATTAAGAGCATTTTAAGACcaagacagaaataaaataacaaaaatacatcTAAAAATGTATCTAATTATTAGGATGTTCATTAGCAGGcggtaattaattaaaaaaaacaacaacaacaagcgATCTGTCAGGTTAGTTACTAACGTTTGCAACATAGACTTgcttattttatattatcattgcAGAATAACACAAGTTGTGCTGATAATCGTACTCCTGCTGCTGGCTAACAGGATAACGTTAGCCTAACGACAGGCCTAATAACGATACACCACAGTGCGTTTATTCTAACGTAATGCATGCAAATTACAACGAAAGGTTTACATTCGTGCTGGTATATTTATAAATGGTACACGAATGATACAAATTGTAAATACAAACACTGACCGTTCGATTCAGAGTCACTTTAACCTTCCTCGGGCCCACAGTTCACACACGACCTCTCAGCTGCCGTAAAGCAGGCTTGTTTTGCGTCACTGCTGCAAACATTTTGACGTCGGTGTCGCGCACTCACGGTAGGGAGCAGTATTGGCACATTTTTGGATTTTGAACTGAAGCCAGAACCAGtgtaatttttgtaatatttatataataataaataaaattgatatgCTATCGTTGGGTTAGCTTTTAGGtttgtattttagttttcatttgaatttcagttatttttagtAGTTAGTTAGCCTATAGTAGTTTTAATAGTTTagtcatttttagtagtttggtatgtgcttttgtcatctTTAGTCCTTTATATATTGtactatagatagatagatttatttCTTTCTACCATaacacatttcttattttcttttaaagcttttgattcgaaacatttttattccagtcaacaaaaatgattttcagttttattttcagtttgttGTAAGGTTTTCACAATAACAATATACCTCAGGTGCATATAACTGACTTAGAATATTTACAGAtgattttagtaatatttagtttttttctgatgCATTTTACAACCAGTTTTTCAGCGTTTACTGAACCTGAGGGTCTTCTTAgtgttgtattttgtgttttaagcTTGAACTATAATGTAGTACCCAATGCGGTAATGTTAATATAGTgtgtatctatatatatattacagaatTCTATAGAAACCCATCAgcatatatgcaaataaaagagctgaataaataagtcaAACTTGCCACAAAGgaggaaatgtttattttcatgtcGATTCAAACACTCACAGCCAGTGCAGTTTTCTTTGTGGAGATGTACAAAACAATGCCAGATTTAACACACCTTCTTTTCAGCATATTGCTTATGTAACTGAATTTAGTTAACACTCATTTCACCATAACCAGTTTAAAGTTCAAATTTACCAAGTAGTTTTCACAATCCGCTCATAAACCTGAAAATAAGAAAGCATCGTCacacaaccaaaaaaaaaagaaaaaaaaagaaaaagatgtgACAACTACAAATCCTTTTTTTGTGATTACAAGACCAAACTAATCCATCATTACATGTAAAAACCGAAGATTCTCTTTCTGCAGCCAAGTACAATTATGAGATTCAGAAAGCATAGCATGTTAAGAATTCAAAACAATTACacccaaaattaaataaaaaaaatcatgactACACCATTCAAATGTTTCCCAGAGAAgctccaaaagaaaaaaaggaagtgCATAAATATAAGCCTACAATGTAGAACGATGATAAATAGTGGGATAAAGTGCAGGAGTGCTCATCCATCCAATCCATCTCTCTTCTCCATCCATCCAGCTAGCAggaaaattaacataaaaaactACAATTgcgcaaaataaaaattcaaaagcCATGTGCTTAGAGATAAAAGATAAAATAGGCcaaaaatctgaattaaataatattaataacaacaacagacaTGCATGTGAATGGCAGTTCCATCCTTGATACTATATGATTTTAATACCCAGCAATAAAATCAACACTGGTAAACATCCACACATACATCCATCTCTCACGTCTCAGCTCAAGAGGGCACAAACAGTGTTGTCAGTGAGTCACAGACAGTGTAAGGGATCGGAGTGCATGTGCTCTGTCTGTAAGGCAGGCAGTCAGTGATTCAAGTCAAACTGTCTGCTAGTGAATTTCGGATCAGTCTCCCATCACACTGACCTTACTCAATCTTAACTgtgtgtgttcttctgtgcaAACCAGGCCAGCGCGACCAAAACAATACTAGCATGCGGCAAATCATACAATTTCCGGGTTGagtaaaacaaacatacaaacaataCTGTAATGTGTCATCCATACACAAACCACTCAAAGCCTCTCACGTATACATGTGCTTGGCGACATTTCACAttatttgtctgtttgtttgttttcccaaAAAATTCTCCTGGTCGCGATAGTACCGATTCAGCGCTTTTTTTGCTCAAGGCATTTCCGCAACATCAAACAACGAATAACAGTATGAATTTCTGAAGAGGTAGAGGACCTGTCCGTGCCTGTAACAGCCAGACGGGACAAGCGAGCAAGAGCGATGAGTTCAGTTCCATGAGCTGTCTGGATGCCATTACggtgttttaataattataaaaagcaGCAAATGAACAGGTAAAGCGTCGAAAGCTCAGAAACGGTTGGCTTTGTGCAATGTTGAGAGTCTCTCTCACACGTACAGAATGACGTTGTCGGGACAGTGCAGGCTGTCGGTGGGGTTCAAGGCTCTGCAGGTGGTCTGCGGCGGGGGCGCGGCGTGGCATATCTTGGGGCGGGGCGAGTCACAGTCGTCAGACGTCAGCTCTGCGATGTCGTCCGACTGCGTGTCGGACATCTCTAGGTCACTGCGGATACTT
This portion of the Onychostoma macrolepis isolate SWU-2019 chromosome 19, ASM1243209v1, whole genome shotgun sequence genome encodes:
- the ndufs5 gene encoding NADH dehydrogenase [ubiquinone] iron-sulfur protein 5; translated protein: MPFIDLQSKLGINLDQWLLAQSGEQPQKRVTRCHAFEKEWIECAHGIGQTRAKKECKLELEDFYECMQRRKTQQRLYEVRKQKEKMIKEGTYTPPPHHTGNKEARP